GCCGTCGAGTTGCTCACGTTGGTTTGACCCGATCCCGTGCCTGACATCGTGTAGATTTCATTATTGCCGTCTCGGCTAGAGACGAAGGCGATGGCGTCGCCGCCGGGGTTCACGCAAGGGCGGAAGTCTTGGGTCGATGAGGTCAGGCTGATGCCGACACCATTGACGATCTTCACGATATTGCCGTTGCTGTCGCTGGAATAGTTGTCGTAAATCTGATCCATGCTCGACTCGAATTGAGCCACGGTGCCAGGGACATCGACGATCGTGCCGCCCTCCTTCGGAATCCGGTGAATGAGGGAGGAGCCAACGACGTTGGTGTTGTTGTAGTACAGCAGGCCAGGCTCGGTGACCGAGGACCCTCCGCCGCCGCAGGCGACGCAGACGAGGACGAGAGCGATGAGATACGGAGACGGCTTTGTCATTGGTAAACCCCTAGTTGTTACCATCGTACTTGAAGCCGCCTCGCACATTCAATCCAGGTAGGACCGTGGGCCCGTGCCTACCTGGTTTCGATCTTGAGAACGGTGATGGAGTACGGGGGGAAGGACCGAGTGAACTTCGACCCGAGACCGGAGATCGTCGTCGTTTCCGGTGCGACCTTCTTTGGATCGGCGATCGAATTCATGTCCTTCGGGTCAGCGCCCGCAAGTTGAATCTGCGTTCCCGATGACCGAACGTTCGAGATTCCCTTGAGGTCGAAATCGACGGTCTGCGACGTGGACTGCGGGTTGACGACCTTCAGGTAGATCGTGCCTGTCTTGCTGTCCATCGTGGCGACGTGGAACAGAGCGGGGATGGTTTGCTTGCCGTTGCTTTGGGTTGGCACGCCGGAGTCGGTCGAGACGATCGTCTTGTCGCCGAGGTTCTCGCCGAACATCTGCTGGGCATAGTATGAAGGCGAACCAAAGCTGGTGAGGCCATCGTAGCCAATCAGGTTCACTGCCCACTGGCGTCCACCGGGATTCACGTTCACCAGCAACGGCGCGTAGCAGGACATCTCGACGATGTCCGAATTTCGCTCCATGCCCGTCATGAAGGCGGCGTCGGCGAGCGCACAGTTCAAATTTGG
The sequence above is a segment of the Armatimonadota bacterium genome. Coding sequences within it:
- a CDS encoding DUF5050 domain-containing protein, which codes for MCEAASSTMVTTRGLPMTKPSPYLIALVLVCVACGGGGSSVTEPGLLYYNNTNVVGSSLIHRIPKEGGTIVDVPGTVAQFESSMDQIYDNYSSDSNGNIVKIVNGVGISLTSSTQDFRPCVNPGGDAIAFVSSRDGNNEIYTMSGTGSGQTNVSNSTANDSFPAISLDGTKVVFTSNRDGNDEVYMVNFNGLNLTRLTNNSADDITPAFSPDGTHIIFESNRGGTYQIYQMDLTGANVTQLTTDATDKFHGSFDVDGLGIYYYTANGTRQVWRCNADGSNPVQLTNGTTDSDKLATWVY